CGGAGCCCTGGCTCACCACCCCCGACATCGCTGAGGAGGCAGAATTGGCCGACAGCGTCTCCATGGCAATGCTGGTGGTCCTTGAAACCCTCGGCCCGGTCGAACGGGCCGTCTTCCTGCTGCGCGAGGTCTTCGGCTACTCACACGCCGAGATCGCCCAGACGCTCGACCGGCCGGAAGCGACAATCCGTCAGATCGCCCACCGCGCCCGCTCACACGTCCAGGCCCGCCGCTCGCGCTTCGACACCGACGCGGCCGCACGGCAGCAGGTGACCGAACGCTTCATGGCTGCCTGCGCGGGCGGCGACCTCAACGCCGTCATGGCGCTGCTCGCCCCCGACGTCGCCGCCTGGTCCGACGGCGGCGGCAAGGTCACCGCAGCTCTTCGCCCCCTGCACGGGCCTGATGCGGTGGCCCGTTGGATGCTGGGCGTGCTCGCCAAGCCCAGACTCCACGGCGTGGCCATGGAGTCCGCCGACATCAACGGCGAGCAGTCCGTCCTGTTCACTCTGCACGGCCAGCCCATCGGCACGCTCTGCTTCGACCTGG
The sequence above is a segment of the Streptomyces asoensis genome. Coding sequences within it:
- a CDS encoding RNA polymerase sigma-70 factor — translated: MIESKPDRPDTQPDPFTEHRRLLFATAYRMLGSVADAEDLLQDAWLTWSGVDRSQVGNPRAYLVRAVTNLAINRLTSARATRESYVGPWLPEPWLTTPDIAEEAELADSVSMAMLVVLETLGPVERAVFLLREVFGYSHAEIAQTLDRPEATIRQIAHRARSHVQARRSRFDTDAAARQQVTERFMAACAGGDLNAVMALLAPDVAAWSDGGGKVTAALRPLHGPDAVARWMLGVLAKPRLHGVAMESADINGEQSVLFTLHGQPIGTLCFDLVDGRLQHLRLQANPDKLGGLTPRP